The proteins below come from a single Juglans regia cultivar Chandler chromosome 12, Walnut 2.0, whole genome shotgun sequence genomic window:
- the LOC109005079 gene encoding heat stress transcription factor A-6b-like isoform X1 → MINSQGRLQEGFPGASSSFSGMSSSLKIPPPRPMEGLQETGPPPFLTKTYDIVDDQTTDHIVSWSGGNNSFVVWDPQAFSTSLLPKYFKHNNFSSFVRQLNTYGFRKVDPDRWEFANEGFLRGRKHLLKSIRRRKTPQPQASQQALDTCIEVGRFGLEGEVDWLRRDKQVLMAELVKLRQQEQDNRTYLQAMEDRLTKTELKQKQTMSFLARAMQNPNFIKQLVQQKDTRKELEEATTKKRRRRLDQGPLNLEVDELGQGGESFVKVEPQDHGDMSEFEVSVLDRLVMNVQGPCTGRSQLENPEEELIEEGEKHERRDKDLDEGYFWETLLNDGCIEEEIGIAGVEEEDEEEVDVLAEQLGYLASSPK, encoded by the exons ATGATTAATTCTCAAGGCCGACTGCAGGAGGGGTTTCCAGGAGCAAGTTCGTCCTTTTCGGGCATGTCGTCATCTTTGAAAATCCCTCCCCCTCGACCAATGGAGGGACTCCAAGAAACAGGTCCTCCACCGTTCCTTACCAAAACCTATGACATCGTCGACGATCAGACCACTGATCATATTGTTTCTTGGAGTGGAGGGAACAACAGCTTTGTTGTTTGGGATCCCCAGGCCTTTTCCACCAGTCTTCTCCCCAAATATTTCAAGCACAACAATTTCTCAAGCTTTGTCCGACAGCTCAACACctat GGCTTTAGGAAGGTTGATCCAGATAGGTGGGAGTTTGCCAATGAAGGGTTTCTTAGAGGACGAAAGCATCTTCTAAAGAGTATTAGGAGGAGGAAAACGCCTCAACCTCAGGCTTCACAGCAGGCTCTGGACACTTGTATTGAAGTTGGACGGTTTGGATTAGAAGGAGAAGTTGATTGGTTGAGGCGTGACAAGCAGGTTCTAATGGCAGAACTGGTGAAGCTTAGACAGCAGGAACAGGATAATAGAACTTACCTCCAAGCAATGGAGGATAGACTTACAAAGACAGAACTGAAACAGAAACAGACGATGAGTTTCCTGGCAAGAGCAATGCAGAACCCCAACTTTATAAAACAACTAGTTCAGCAGAAGGACACCCGGAAAGAGCTAGAGGAAGCGACAACTAAGAAGAGAAGACGACGTCTTGATCAAGGGCCTCTTAACCTTGAAGTTGACGAATTAGGCCAAGGTGGAGAAAGCTTTGTTAAAGTTGAGCCTCAGGATCATGGTGACATGTCCGAATTTGAAGTTTCAGTGCTGGACAGACTTGTTATGAACGTGCAGGGACCATGTACTGGCCGAAGCCAATTAGAGAACCCAGAAGAAGAACTTATAGAGGAAGGAGAGAAACATGAAAGGAGAGATAAGGACCTTGACGAGGGATACTTCTGGGAAACTTTGTTGAATGATGGTTGTATCGAAGAAGAAATTGGCATAGCGggtgttgaagaagaagatgaagaagaagtggATGTGTTGGCTGAGCAGCTTGGTTACCTGGCCTCTAGTCCTAAATAG
- the LOC109005079 gene encoding heat stress transcription factor A-6b-like isoform X2 has product MSSSLKIPPPRPMEGLQETGPPPFLTKTYDIVDDQTTDHIVSWSGGNNSFVVWDPQAFSTSLLPKYFKHNNFSSFVRQLNTYGFRKVDPDRWEFANEGFLRGRKHLLKSIRRRKTPQPQASQQALDTCIEVGRFGLEGEVDWLRRDKQVLMAELVKLRQQEQDNRTYLQAMEDRLTKTELKQKQTMSFLARAMQNPNFIKQLVQQKDTRKELEEATTKKRRRRLDQGPLNLEVDELGQGGESFVKVEPQDHGDMSEFEVSVLDRLVMNVQGPCTGRSQLENPEEELIEEGEKHERRDKDLDEGYFWETLLNDGCIEEEIGIAGVEEEDEEEVDVLAEQLGYLASSPK; this is encoded by the exons ATGTCGTCATCTTTGAAAATCCCTCCCCCTCGACCAATGGAGGGACTCCAAGAAACAGGTCCTCCACCGTTCCTTACCAAAACCTATGACATCGTCGACGATCAGACCACTGATCATATTGTTTCTTGGAGTGGAGGGAACAACAGCTTTGTTGTTTGGGATCCCCAGGCCTTTTCCACCAGTCTTCTCCCCAAATATTTCAAGCACAACAATTTCTCAAGCTTTGTCCGACAGCTCAACACctat GGCTTTAGGAAGGTTGATCCAGATAGGTGGGAGTTTGCCAATGAAGGGTTTCTTAGAGGACGAAAGCATCTTCTAAAGAGTATTAGGAGGAGGAAAACGCCTCAACCTCAGGCTTCACAGCAGGCTCTGGACACTTGTATTGAAGTTGGACGGTTTGGATTAGAAGGAGAAGTTGATTGGTTGAGGCGTGACAAGCAGGTTCTAATGGCAGAACTGGTGAAGCTTAGACAGCAGGAACAGGATAATAGAACTTACCTCCAAGCAATGGAGGATAGACTTACAAAGACAGAACTGAAACAGAAACAGACGATGAGTTTCCTGGCAAGAGCAATGCAGAACCCCAACTTTATAAAACAACTAGTTCAGCAGAAGGACACCCGGAAAGAGCTAGAGGAAGCGACAACTAAGAAGAGAAGACGACGTCTTGATCAAGGGCCTCTTAACCTTGAAGTTGACGAATTAGGCCAAGGTGGAGAAAGCTTTGTTAAAGTTGAGCCTCAGGATCATGGTGACATGTCCGAATTTGAAGTTTCAGTGCTGGACAGACTTGTTATGAACGTGCAGGGACCATGTACTGGCCGAAGCCAATTAGAGAACCCAGAAGAAGAACTTATAGAGGAAGGAGAGAAACATGAAAGGAGAGATAAGGACCTTGACGAGGGATACTTCTGGGAAACTTTGTTGAATGATGGTTGTATCGAAGAAGAAATTGGCATAGCGggtgttgaagaagaagatgaagaagaagtggATGTGTTGGCTGAGCAGCTTGGTTACCTGGCCTCTAGTCCTAAATAG